In Nitrospirota bacterium, a genomic segment contains:
- a CDS encoding methyltransferase gives MTILTHDSISLRSSGVVSITQPEKGFRFTLDSLLLADFCRAQKRDRILEPGAGTGIISLLLARKYPGARFIAAEIEPQAFNLLCRNIEHNGLADAIVPLDRDIRRLGRSITESSFDVIIANPPYTRCGTGRTSPSRERQTARQDQTASLSCWLDLQILLKNKGKYFLVFPARRAAELMSLLRERGMEPKRLRCVHPFHDKPASLVLIEAIKTKGIGLDILPPLVVHERGGGYTEEMQEIYGMVG, from the coding sequence GTGACGATCCTGACCCATGACAGCATTTCTCTACGGAGCTCCGGTGTGGTGAGCATCACCCAGCCTGAAAAAGGCTTTCGATTCACCCTTGACAGCCTTCTGCTCGCTGACTTCTGCCGCGCTCAGAAGCGCGACCGCATACTCGAACCGGGCGCGGGAACCGGGATCATTTCACTTCTGCTTGCGCGAAAATATCCGGGAGCGCGGTTCATTGCCGCTGAAATCGAACCCCAGGCTTTCAACCTCCTCTGCCGGAATATCGAGCACAATGGACTCGCTGACGCCATCGTGCCTCTTGATCGTGACATACGACGTCTCGGCCGATCGATCACAGAGAGCTCGTTCGATGTCATCATCGCAAATCCGCCCTATACCAGATGCGGAACCGGCAGAACAAGCCCCTCCCGTGAACGGCAAACCGCGCGTCAGGACCAGACCGCGTCTCTCTCTTGCTGGCTCGATCTCCAAATCTTGTTAAAGAACAAGGGGAAATACTTCCTCGTCTTTCCCGCACGCCGCGCAGCAGAATTGATGTCTCTCTTGCGGGAGCGGGGGATGGAACCAAAGCGCCTTCGGTGTGTGCATCCTTTTCATGACAAACCTGCGTCGCTCGTGCTGATCGAAGCGATCAAGACCAAAGGGATCGGTCTTGATATTCTGCCGCCGCTGGTCGTTCATGAACGGGGTGGTGGTTATACGGAAGAGATGCAGGAGATCTATGGGATGGTTGGATGA
- the tmk gene encoding dTMP kinase: MKGTFITFEGIEGSGKSTQIALLAHYLTARGVLHVLTREPGGTSIGDQVRKILLDPANRSLDPAAELLLYAAGRAQHLREIIMPALADGTIVLCDRFSDATLAYQGYGRGLDIEMIRSLDRIVTAGMRPELTLLFDIDAASGIARARGRNNSRGLEAEARFENEELAFHERVRQGYLTLVSQEPHRIRVVDASSSAEAIQEKVRKIVDEKLRIG; the protein is encoded by the coding sequence ATGAAGGGAACGTTCATCACCTTCGAGGGAATCGAAGGTTCCGGCAAGTCCACTCAGATCGCGCTGCTCGCGCACTATCTTACCGCCAGAGGGGTATTGCATGTGCTCACCCGGGAACCGGGCGGGACGTCGATCGGCGACCAGGTCAGGAAGATCCTGCTTGACCCGGCGAACCGCTCGCTCGATCCCGCAGCGGAACTTCTCCTGTATGCCGCCGGCAGGGCCCAGCATCTGCGCGAGATCATCATGCCCGCGCTTGCGGACGGCACGATCGTTCTCTGCGATCGGTTCTCGGACGCCACGCTTGCTTATCAGGGGTACGGGAGAGGGCTGGATATTGAGATGATCCGCTCGCTCGACCGGATCGTGACCGCGGGGATGCGTCCCGAGCTTACCCTCCTTTTTGACATCGATGCCGCCTCGGGTATCGCGCGTGCGCGGGGGAGGAACAACAGCCGCGGACTTGAAGCAGAGGCGCGGTTCGAGAACGAGGAGCTTGCTTTTCACGAGCGGGTGAGGCAGGGATACCTGACACTGGTTTCGCAGGAACCGCATCGCATCCGGGTCGTGGACGCGTCGTCGTCAGCCGAGGCGATCCAGGAAAAGGTCAGGAAGATCGTAGACGAGAAGCTGCGGATCGGATAA
- a CDS encoding AAA family ATPase, with product MFLVELVLQGVRGFRELARLRFKDDFNIVVAGNESGKTTAADSLRRLLFPSNQTALLEALVSRHAPDASRSALVLCTDDGAYFRIIQDFSKRAVNLSRYNATSKDYTLLHKDWDNAVQFMGRVTTGMTEEDFSRIFIFQREHHAARSGTIASAAEPRSAPGTRVPPEGGKSSGDRERLAELRESLRLAEEAADAEYKYQSAKLALEEIEKKTGSLGEIEQKKAEIASTLDSLKGYEKMPQDLPALIEAYERRQVQKQADADELNKQIEGLTMQLAAIPAVNLVTDTLFIAGVTVGVLSILAGVFVLTEELALLFPAGLLLSLILMAGGWYNGSRKNMRRKKIMRDEEDLKQELVGLERRFQQDGASVTATMRLAGASTPAELKEKAENYRHFRSLADDIEEQHQRSFEGLTPKTLRQQYEHKQQEIVELEKAAQAVARNNVDTYSIRQDIERLDSNVSNASAGASWDFGAEAQELPDDLADFSATISHGGFLEDLRIASRAGGIEMETLVPAVEAAAQRNLVAVTAGKYVRLEAGQEGDPIVHANDDSVVAYPELSHGTRSLIYFCLRAGLVEALAGKRRFPFILDDPLADLDPARQKAACQVLRTLGAKTQVILFTSNPALRTAGDAAVELK from the coding sequence ATGTTCCTGGTGGAGCTCGTTCTGCAGGGAGTAAGGGGATTTCGGGAACTTGCCCGGTTGAGATTCAAGGACGATTTCAATATTGTTGTTGCCGGCAATGAGTCGGGAAAGACCACGGCAGCAGACTCCCTGCGGCGGCTTCTATTTCCAAGCAATCAGACGGCACTTCTCGAAGCGCTCGTATCAAGGCATGCGCCCGATGCCTCACGTTCGGCGCTCGTACTGTGTACCGACGACGGGGCATACTTCCGCATCATCCAGGATTTTTCAAAACGCGCCGTGAACCTTTCCCGCTACAATGCGACCAGCAAGGACTACACCCTTTTGCACAAGGACTGGGACAACGCGGTGCAGTTCATGGGCAGGGTGACCACGGGGATGACCGAAGAGGACTTCTCCAGGATTTTTATATTTCAGCGGGAGCACCACGCGGCCCGATCGGGCACGATTGCGTCAGCTGCGGAGCCGCGTTCGGCGCCGGGTACGCGAGTTCCACCCGAGGGGGGGAAGTCATCCGGAGATCGGGAAAGGCTTGCCGAACTTCGTGAGTCCCTTCGCTTGGCGGAGGAGGCCGCGGACGCCGAGTACAAGTACCAGTCAGCCAAACTTGCCCTGGAAGAAATTGAAAAAAAAACAGGCTCACTCGGAGAGATCGAACAGAAAAAGGCGGAGATAGCGTCAACGCTCGATTCGCTCAAGGGGTACGAGAAGATGCCCCAGGACCTTCCCGCGCTTATCGAGGCCTATGAGCGGCGTCAGGTCCAAAAACAGGCGGATGCTGATGAGCTCAACAAGCAGATCGAAGGGCTGACGATGCAGCTTGCGGCGATACCGGCCGTGAACCTTGTTACGGACACGTTGTTCATCGCCGGAGTCACGGTGGGGGTCCTCTCGATCCTGGCCGGCGTGTTCGTGCTTACGGAAGAGCTGGCACTCCTTTTTCCTGCCGGCCTTCTCCTGTCGCTTATCCTGATGGCCGGAGGGTGGTACAACGGTTCCCGGAAGAATATGCGGCGCAAGAAGATTATGAGAGATGAGGAAGATCTGAAACAGGAGCTTGTCGGCCTTGAACGACGTTTTCAGCAGGACGGGGCAAGTGTCACGGCCACTATGCGCCTGGCGGGGGCCTCAACACCGGCTGAACTCAAAGAAAAGGCAGAGAACTACCGCCATTTTCGCTCCCTCGCGGACGATATTGAAGAGCAGCACCAGCGCAGCTTTGAAGGCCTTACCCCGAAAACTCTCCGACAGCAGTATGAGCATAAGCAGCAGGAGATCGTGGAACTTGAAAAGGCGGCGCAGGCAGTCGCCCGGAACAACGTGGACACCTACAGTATACGGCAGGATATCGAACGATTGGACTCCAACGTGTCCAATGCGTCCGCCGGGGCGTCATGGGATTTCGGCGCTGAAGCGCAGGAACTGCCCGATGATCTTGCGGATTTTTCTGCAACCATCAGTCACGGCGGATTCCTTGAGGATCTGAGAATTGCAAGCAGGGCCGGAGGGATCGAGATGGAGACGCTTGTCCCGGCGGTCGAGGCGGCGGCCCAGAGGAACCTGGTTGCGGTTACCGCGGGCAAGTATGTAAGGCTCGAGGCCGGCCAGGAAGGTGATCCAATCGTGCATGCCAACGATGACTCGGTGGTGGCCTACCCGGAACTGAGCCACGGGACCAGGAGCCTGATTTACTTCTGTCTCCGGGCCGGTCTTGTCGAGGCGCTCGCCGGGAAAAGGCGATTTCCGTTCATTCTCGACGATCCGCTCGCGGATCTCGATCCAGCGAGGCAGAAGGCGGCGTGCCAGGTCCTTCGTACCCTCGGTGCGAAGACCCAGGTGATCTTGTTCACCTCCAACCCGGCGCTCAGGACAGCGGGTGATGCCGCCGTGGAGCTTAAATAA
- the holB gene encoding DNA polymerase III subunit delta', with translation MTFSTIEGHERSIRTLQRAIANNALAHAYLFSGQEGIGKKRTALALAAAVNCLHARPEGGCGECPSCRKVEKLCHPDVHLLVPDGDEIKIDQIRQVQADFALKPFEGTKKVLIVDNTESMNAAASNAFLKTLEEPPGDALIILITAMPQSLLPTIRSRCQEITFHPLPRNILARELVHTRGLSEEDAWFIAGLAQGSMGRGLEMDIEQEKSARDEVATLWSGLAQMGPGEALALAETIAKDRERFERLIEIGIEWLRDALVYRETGEERLLVHAPAQHQYRQLADGHSLPRLLADMELFTASRELLDRRVSAQLVAENLFLKFGRG, from the coding sequence ATGACGTTTTCGACGATAGAAGGGCACGAAAGATCCATTCGAACCTTGCAACGGGCGATCGCGAACAACGCCCTTGCCCATGCCTATTTGTTCTCAGGTCAGGAGGGCATCGGCAAAAAGAGGACGGCCCTTGCTCTTGCCGCCGCGGTGAACTGCCTGCATGCGCGGCCGGAGGGCGGGTGCGGCGAATGCCCTTCATGCCGCAAGGTTGAAAAGCTTTGCCATCCGGATGTGCATCTTCTGGTTCCGGACGGTGATGAGATCAAGATCGACCAGATCAGACAGGTGCAGGCCGACTTCGCGCTTAAGCCGTTCGAGGGGACAAAGAAGGTCCTGATCGTTGACAATACCGAAAGCATGAACGCCGCAGCGTCGAACGCGTTTCTGAAGACACTTGAGGAGCCGCCCGGCGACGCTCTCATCATTCTGATAACCGCGATGCCGCAGAGTCTCCTTCCCACCATCCGTTCGCGGTGTCAGGAGATCACGTTCCATCCGCTTCCGCGCAATATACTTGCACGGGAACTCGTGCATACGCGCGGACTTTCCGAGGAAGACGCGTGGTTTATCGCGGGGCTTGCGCAGGGAAGCATGGGCCGCGGACTCGAAATGGACATTGAACAGGAAAAGTCCGCCCGGGATGAGGTTGCGACGCTCTGGTCCGGGCTGGCACAGATGGGTCCCGGCGAGGCGCTTGCGTTGGCGGAGACGATCGCGAAGGACCGCGAACGGTTCGAGCGGCTGATCGAGATCGGCATCGAATGGCTCCGTGACGCACTGGTATACCGTGAGACCGGGGAAGAGCGCCTGCTTGTCCATGCACCGGCACAGCACCAGTACCGTCAATTAGCCGACGGGCATTCGCTTCCCAGGCTCCTTGCGGACATGGAACTCTTCACGGCCAGCCGGGAGTTGCTGGACCGGCGGGTGAGCGCCCAGCTCGTGGCGGAGAACCTGTTCCTGAAGTTCGGGAGAGGGTGA
- a CDS encoding HAMP domain-containing histidine kinase has protein sequence MIDSGNRHRIQTLALTVLMIFIWLVLGMVYSNRFFPPFEGLELRLMPWKGLIPPDAGIDQRLSIMQGQLDASNGVAHYALVVMIVSFAAFIMYLSVVYQQKQRRARENMMLVLKNQEIARRNEFIRYISATIGHEFKNNLGRIKRRIDLLPGLPREATERIDDNLDKLFADIDIFKKISDEREASLVDFKNIDLKAMLRDLAVQYSDLAEITIHETMAIPMIYAAPPLLKTVFENVIDNAVKYKKPDQPRASIQVSCAMDRDGSRRYLTLSLRDEGIGMDEQQADLCFYRGRGVGESWGQGLYFAKYVVGLHAGKIRIGKEYTAPGVGTDIIINFPFVEETPDV, from the coding sequence ATGATCGATTCCGGCAATCGTCACCGAATACAGACCCTGGCGCTGACCGTCCTTATGATTTTTATCTGGCTCGTTCTGGGCATGGTCTACTCGAACCGTTTCTTCCCCCCCTTTGAAGGTCTTGAGCTGCGGCTGATGCCGTGGAAGGGCCTGATCCCTCCTGACGCGGGCATCGACCAACGTCTCTCCATCATGCAGGGGCAGCTTGACGCATCCAACGGTGTCGCTCATTACGCCCTTGTGGTCATGATCGTTTCTTTTGCCGCTTTCATCATGTACCTCTCCGTTGTCTACCAGCAAAAACAGCGAAGGGCGCGCGAGAACATGATGCTCGTTCTGAAAAATCAGGAAATTGCCCGGCGCAACGAATTTATTCGCTATATCTCGGCAACGATCGGACATGAGTTCAAGAACAACCTCGGACGGATCAAGCGACGGATCGACCTGCTTCCGGGACTGCCCCGGGAGGCAACAGAACGGATCGATGACAATCTGGACAAGCTGTTCGCTGATATCGACATTTTCAAGAAGATCTCCGATGAGCGCGAGGCGAGTTTGGTCGATTTTAAGAATATCGATCTCAAGGCCATGCTGCGCGACCTGGCAGTTCAATACAGCGACCTCGCCGAGATCACGATCCATGAGACGATGGCCATTCCGATGATCTATGCGGCCCCGCCCCTGCTGAAGACCGTGTTCGAAAATGTGATCGACAATGCCGTCAAGTATAAAAAACCCGACCAGCCCCGTGCGAGCATTCAGGTGTCCTGCGCCATGGACCGGGACGGCAGCAGACGGTACCTGACGTTATCCCTCCGGGACGAGGGCATCGGCATGGATGAGCAGCAGGCTGATCTCTGCTTTTACCGGGGGCGGGGCGTCGGCGAGAGCTGGGGACAGGGGCTCTATTTTGCCAAATACGTCGTCGGTCTCCATGCCGGGAAGATCAGGATCGGCAAGGAATATACGGCTCCGGGAGTCGGAACGGATATCATAATCAATTTCCCCTTTGTCGAGGAGACGCCCGATGTTTAA
- a CDS encoding anthranilate synthase component I family protein — protein MHSIKPSKNEFLDALRSGKILPLSVELDLPRLTPLSALESIRKEGNPVLLESARVNDKIGRYSFVTADPYLIFKSRGDAVELSLPVTPAGKYGRRTSMNRKPLVKLRELLANYRTARVDGLPPFTGGAVGFFSYDFAHQIEKLPRKARIDLDIPEAYFMFVDRVVAFDHILEKAWVIVNPGAREQEMGFRRPEPDQWGRLYDEAEQRVTALRSKLIAQSDRSDAHVSEKSDAKRFSLTPNVTKNQFEAMVMQCKEYIAAGDIYQANLSQRLSASINDADPLRLYTILRNINPSPFSAYLDFGDLQLVSSSPERLVRLHNGTADTRPIAGTRRRGKDGTETRTLSAELLTNEKERAEHIMLLDLERNDLGRVCEYGTVRVDEMMVVEDYSHVIHIVSNVRGTLAPGRDAFDLLRAVFPGGTITGVPKVRCMEIINELEPMARGPYTGSIGYLSNTGDMDLNIIIRTFVVKDGIAHIQVGAGIVADSVPEQEYFETLQKAEALRKSLEML, from the coding sequence ATGCATTCGATCAAGCCCTCAAAAAATGAATTCCTCGATGCGCTTCGGTCCGGGAAGATCCTGCCTCTTTCCGTTGAACTCGACCTGCCGCGACTCACGCCGCTATCGGCGCTTGAGTCCATCAGGAAGGAAGGCAACCCTGTTCTTCTCGAAAGCGCCCGGGTGAACGACAAGATCGGACGGTATTCGTTTGTCACGGCGGACCCCTACCTGATTTTCAAGTCCCGCGGGGATGCTGTGGAACTCAGCCTGCCGGTCACGCCCGCGGGCAAATATGGAAGGCGGACATCCATGAACCGGAAGCCGCTCGTGAAGCTGCGTGAGCTGCTCGCCAATTACCGGACAGCGCGGGTTGACGGACTGCCCCCATTCACCGGAGGTGCGGTGGGGTTCTTCTCGTACGATTTTGCGCATCAGATCGAGAAGCTTCCGCGCAAGGCGCGGATCGATCTCGACATTCCCGAGGCGTATTTTATGTTCGTGGACAGGGTTGTTGCCTTTGATCATATCCTGGAAAAGGCCTGGGTGATCGTCAACCCGGGCGCCCGGGAGCAGGAGATGGGCTTCCGGAGACCGGAGCCGGACCAGTGGGGCAGGCTTTATGATGAGGCGGAACAGCGAGTCACGGCTCTTCGCTCAAAGCTGATAGCTCAGAGTGACAGGAGCGATGCTCACGTCTCTGAAAAAAGCGACGCGAAGCGCTTCAGCCTCACGCCGAACGTGACGAAAAACCAATTTGAAGCAATGGTCATGCAGTGCAAGGAATATATCGCGGCAGGGGACATCTATCAGGCGAATCTTTCCCAGCGGCTCTCGGCATCGATCAATGATGCGGACCCGCTTCGCTTATACACCATTCTGCGAAACATCAATCCGTCGCCGTTTTCCGCATACCTTGATTTCGGTGACCTGCAGCTGGTGAGCTCTTCCCCTGAGCGTCTGGTCCGCCTCCATAATGGGACCGCCGATACGAGGCCGATCGCGGGCACCCGCCGGAGGGGAAAGGACGGCACGGAAACAAGAACGCTTTCCGCGGAACTCCTGACTAACGAAAAGGAACGGGCGGAGCATATCATGCTGCTCGATCTCGAGCGGAACGACCTCGGCAGGGTGTGCGAGTACGGGACGGTCCGGGTGGATGAAATGATGGTCGTGGAGGATTATTCCCACGTTATTCATATCGTTTCGAATGTCCGGGGAACGCTTGCGCCGGGGCGGGACGCCTTCGACCTGCTGCGCGCTGTTTTTCCGGGAGGCACGATCACGGGCGTGCCAAAGGTCCGATGCATGGAGATCATCAACGAGCTTGAACCCATGGCGCGCGGACCCTATACCGGCTCCATCGGATACCTGTCGAACACCGGCGACATGGACCTGAACATCATCATCAGGACCTTTGTGGTGAAGGACGGGATCGCGCATATCCAGGTCGGGGCCGGGATCGTTGCGGATTCCGTTCCCGAGCAGGAATACTTCGAGACCCTCCAGAAGGCCGAGGCGCTTAGGAAGTCGCTGGAGATGCTGTGA
- a CDS encoding YbgC/FadM family acyl-CoA thioesterase: MNHIMDVKIYYEDTDCGGVVYYANYLRYMERARTEYLASRGSSVKTLMDQGTIFMVFRVEIDYKAPARYGDTIEIETWVSDVTRATMIFEHVMREKTSRRVFVECRAKVVAVDANARPKRLPQEYVDKIK; encoded by the coding sequence ATGAACCATATCATGGACGTTAAGATCTATTACGAGGACACGGACTGCGGCGGAGTCGTGTACTATGCCAACTACCTGCGCTACATGGAGCGGGCGCGGACCGAGTACTTGGCGTCCCGGGGCTCTTCGGTCAAAACGCTGATGGATCAGGGCACGATCTTCATGGTGTTCCGTGTCGAGATCGACTACAAAGCTCCGGCACGGTACGGAGACACGATCGAGATCGAAACCTGGGTCAGTGACGTGACGCGGGCCACGATGATATTCGAACATGTGATGCGGGAGAAGACGTCCCGTCGTGTTTTCGTCGAATGCAGGGCAAAGGTCGTCGCGGTCGATGCCAACGCAAGACCCAAACGCCTTCCCCAGGAGTATGTGGATAAGATCAAGTGA
- a CDS encoding response regulator encodes MFKVLIADDDFEDRELLKLEIQRALKNEDPDLRFHEASGVREALQVLTTQVIDLMTLDIEFDKMDEGIDILPELFETHPTLNIIVISGKLDKREVSERLFRFTKDNVLKGKRWARHFDVLDKKDDKAGAIQSAYAFAVKQRDVADNIRDLFLLAESYLEKNMLDKCLEVYQKIQRLAPGETESSENISIVKGGVSVDQALAYYRRGEKVVASLLMGYHLENRLRSFTAAVIGRKVPTLSDGLKDMEQGRRISHAQIALFYELMYLRNKAIHSPATISEADFTTAIKKLDRLEEGAP; translated from the coding sequence ATGTTTAAAGTGCTGATCGCCGACGATGACTTCGAGGACCGGGAGCTGCTGAAGCTCGAAATTCAGCGGGCGCTCAAGAACGAGGACCCGGATCTCCGGTTTCATGAGGCGAGCGGCGTCAGGGAGGCACTCCAGGTCCTGACGACGCAGGTCATCGACCTCATGACGCTCGACATCGAGTTCGACAAGATGGACGAGGGCATCGATATCCTGCCGGAGCTCTTCGAGACCCATCCGACGCTGAACATCATCGTCATCAGCGGCAAGCTCGACAAACGCGAGGTTTCTGAGCGCCTCTTCCGCTTTACGAAGGACAATGTGCTGAAGGGCAAGAGGTGGGCCAGGCATTTCGATGTGCTCGACAAGAAGGACGACAAGGCCGGGGCCATTCAAAGCGCCTATGCCTTTGCCGTCAAACAGCGGGACGTTGCGGACAATATCCGTGATCTGTTCCTCCTTGCCGAATCGTATCTCGAAAAGAACATGCTTGATAAATGCCTGGAGGTCTATCAAAAGATACAGCGTTTGGCCCCCGGTGAAACAGAGTCCTCGGAGAACATCAGCATTGTCAAAGGCGGAGTCTCGGTGGATCAGGCATTGGCATATTACCGGCGCGGAGAGAAGGTCGTCGCGTCACTTCTGATGGGTTATCATCTTGAAAACCGGCTGCGGTCGTTCACCGCCGCCGTGATCGGCAGGAAAGTTCCGACCCTGTCGGACGGATTGAAGGACATGGAACAGGGACGCCGCATCAGTCACGCGCAGATAGCCCTGTTCTACGAGCTGATGTATTTGCGCAACAAGGCGATCCATTCACCGGCAACTATTTCCGAGGCTGACTTCACGACGGCAATAAAGAAACTTGACCGTCTTGAGGAGGGAGCGCCATGA
- a CDS encoding pirin family protein produces the protein MKDTRKIQKIIKSKPTLEGAGVHLKRVFGFSELPLFDPFLLLDDFRSDNPEQYLKGFPWHPHRGIETITYMLTGDVEHGDSMGNKGVISSGDTQWMTAGSGIIHQEMPKGGPDGRMEGFQLWANLPRSHKMMEPRYRDIKSRQVPEVVLENGGKIKVICGRVDDNQGPVKDIVIDPEYLDITVPAKTEFIHATKRGHTVFAYVIEGKGHFDDLKKAFIGNGTLCLFADGDQVVVSTEDDAVRFLLISGRPIREPVAWFGPIVMNTDEELETAFEEYRNGTFIRHK, from the coding sequence ATGAAAGACACAAGAAAGATACAGAAAATCATCAAAAGCAAGCCGACACTCGAAGGCGCCGGGGTGCATCTTAAGAGGGTATTCGGATTCAGCGAACTCCCGCTGTTCGATCCGTTCTTACTGCTCGACGATTTCCGCTCGGACAATCCAGAACAGTATCTCAAGGGCTTCCCCTGGCATCCGCATCGCGGGATCGAAACGATCACGTATATGCTCACGGGCGATGTTGAGCACGGCGACAGCATGGGGAACAAAGGCGTCATCTCGTCCGGCGACACGCAATGGATGACCGCGGGAAGCGGCATCATCCATCAGGAAATGCCGAAGGGAGGTCCGGATGGACGCATGGAGGGGTTTCAGCTCTGGGCCAATCTCCCGAGGTCCCATAAGATGATGGAACCGCGGTACCGGGACATAAAAAGCCGACAGGTGCCGGAGGTCGTGCTGGAGAACGGCGGCAAGATAAAGGTCATCTGCGGCAGGGTGGATGATAACCAGGGACCGGTGAAGGACATTGTCATCGATCCGGAGTATCTCGACATAACGGTACCCGCGAAAACGGAATTCATCCATGCAACGAAACGCGGGCATACGGTGTTCGCCTACGTCATCGAAGGCAAGGGCCATTTCGATGATCTGAAGAAGGCATTCATCGGGAATGGGACGCTCTGTCTTTTTGCCGATGGCGATCAGGTTGTTGTTTCAACAGAGGACGACGCGGTGCGCTTCCTGCTGATCTCGGGCAGGCCGATCAGAGAACCGGTGGCGTGGTTTGGACCGATCGTGATGAATACGGATGAGGAACTGGAGACTGCGTTTGAAGAGTATCGGAACGGGACGTTTATAAGGCATAAGTAA
- a CDS encoding radical SAM protein, whose protein sequence is MLLIFPPAAKPCEPPAGIAKLAGALNAQGISCSVLDANLEGLLSLMRKPQTASDTWTRRAVKNSSSNLASLRDPRTYRSPDHYSRAVKDVNRVLEASAREFHAILGLADYHHQQLSPVRSNDLINAAQHPEQNPFYPYFKVRLLEIITETGPPLIGFSLNYLSQALSTFAMIGFIRREFPGLKIVLGGGLVTSWMKGPAWKDPFGGLVDHCIAGPGEGPLLELLGVKENGHPHVTPDYGSLPHEEYLSPGFILPYSASSGCYWNKCSFCPETAEETPYVPVPTELAMSDLKTLIAKTDPILVHLLDNAISPALMRALANEPPGVPWYGFARIGNELTDRDYCMQLKRSGCRMLKLGLESGDQGVLDRLRKGIDLATASLVLKNLHAAGIAAYVYLLFGTPAETIREARKTLEFVAAHREAITFLNLAIFNMPLCGHEAREHVTEHFYEGDLSLYTAFKHLHGWDRRAVRHFLDNEFKKHSAVSAILKNDPPIFTSNHAAFFARP, encoded by the coding sequence ATGCTCCTTATCTTTCCTCCGGCGGCAAAACCCTGTGAACCTCCTGCGGGCATAGCGAAACTCGCGGGCGCGCTTAACGCGCAGGGAATATCCTGCTCGGTCCTGGACGCGAATCTCGAGGGCCTTCTCTCCCTCATGCGGAAGCCGCAGACCGCCTCAGATACCTGGACCCGGCGGGCGGTTAAAAATAGTTCATCCAATCTCGCGTCGCTCCGCGACCCGCGGACCTATCGTTCTCCGGACCACTACAGCAGGGCCGTAAAAGACGTGAACCGCGTGCTCGAGGCCTCTGCGAGGGAGTTTCACGCGATCCTCGGCCTGGCGGATTATCACCATCAGCAGCTTTCTCCCGTGCGGAGCAATGACCTGATCAATGCCGCCCAGCATCCGGAACAGAATCCGTTCTATCCTTATTTCAAAGTCCGATTGCTGGAGATCATTACAGAAACCGGTCCACCGCTAATCGGTTTTTCATTGAACTATCTAAGCCAGGCGCTCAGTACCTTCGCCATGATCGGCTTCATCAGGCGCGAGTTCCCCGGTCTCAAGATCGTTCTCGGCGGCGGCCTGGTGACCTCCTGGATGAAAGGTCCGGCGTGGAAGGACCCGTTTGGCGGCTTGGTCGATCATTGTATCGCCGGCCCGGGAGAGGGGCCGCTGCTCGAACTGCTCGGCGTCAAAGAGAACGGTCATCCGCATGTCACGCCGGACTATGGCTCCCTGCCTCATGAAGAGTATCTGTCCCCGGGATTCATTCTGCCCTACAGCGCGTCGAGCGGATGCTATTGGAACAAATGCTCCTTCTGTCCGGAAACAGCGGAGGAAACTCCCTATGTCCCGGTCCCCACGGAACTGGCGATGAGTGATCTCAAAACGCTGATCGCGAAAACGGATCCAATACTGGTCCATCTGCTGGACAATGCGATCAGTCCCGCTCTCATGCGTGCGCTTGCGAACGAGCCCCCCGGAGTCCCGTGGTATGGTTTCGCGAGGATCGGCAACGAGCTGACGGACCGTGATTATTGCATGCAGCTGAAACGATCGGGATGCAGGATGCTGAAGCTCGGTCTGGAATCAGGCGACCAGGGGGTTCTCGATAGGTTGCGGAAGGGGATCGATCTCGCGACAGCGTCGCTGGTATTGAAAAATCTTCATGCGGCCGGGATCGCCGCTTATGTCTATCTTCTCTTCGGCACTCCGGCCGAGACGATCAGGGAGGCGCGAAAGACGCTCGAATTCGTTGCCGCTCACCGCGAGGCGATCACATTCCTGAATCTTGCGATCTTTAACATGCCGCTCTGCGGGCATGAGGCACGGGAGCATGTGACCGAACACTTCTATGAGGGGGACCTGTCGCTCTATACGGCTTTCAAGCATCTTCACGGATGGGACCGAAGAGCGGTGCGGCATTTCCTTGACAATGAATTTAAAAAGCACTCCGCTGTCTCGGCGATCCTGAAAAACGACCCCCCGATATTTACCTCCAACCATGCCGCGTTCTTCGCAAGACCGTGA